In Notamacropus eugenii isolate mMacEug1 chromosome 1, mMacEug1.pri_v2, whole genome shotgun sequence, one genomic interval encodes:
- the LOC140518694 gene encoding ovomucoid-like, whose amino-acid sequence MAFLLLSNKVFLGLFIVALSGFSDVLRGNKPKRKMEIKCDWVLSAVKLGIERVKIYCIHTVQLVCGSDKKTYKNQCTFCQETEHLHYGVEPVHFGEC is encoded by the exons ATGGCTTTTCTCCTGCTATCGAATAAGGTTTTTTTGGGCCTCTTCATTGTGGCATTATCTGGTTTCTCAG ATGTTTTAAGGGGAAATAAACCTAAACGAAAAATGGAG ATTAAATGTGATTGGGTGTTATCAGCAGTTAAACTTGGAATTGAGCGAGTCAAGATTTACTGTATACACACAGTTCAACTAGTATGTGGATCTGACAAGAAGACTTATAAGAACCAATGTACATTTTGTCAAGAGACAGA ACATTTGCACTATGGAGTTGAACCAGTCCATTTTGGTGAATGCTGA